One genomic region from Metallosphaera tengchongensis encodes:
- a CDS encoding exosome complex RNA-binding protein Csl4 codes for MRKQGELVLPGEQLGVLEEFTPGEGCYENQGEVRASIVGKLFYDMINRKSNVIPERKTFVYKLKKTKYVYGMVSNLKEDYAVISVSGVEERFVSPSITGYLHVSQASHKHAKNIRDLVRPGDVIRARPISFTYPLQLSLRGKDLGVIYALCSVCGTPMLKVDDEHLKCPLCGNVESRKVGPYSVRGNGNRS; via the coding sequence ATGAGAAAGCAAGGAGAACTAGTCCTCCCTGGAGAACAACTGGGTGTTCTAGAGGAGTTCACGCCTGGTGAAGGGTGTTACGAAAATCAAGGTGAAGTGAGGGCTTCAATAGTGGGTAAGCTGTTCTACGATATGATAAACAGGAAGAGCAACGTTATACCTGAAAGGAAGACCTTCGTCTACAAGTTGAAGAAAACCAAGTACGTTTACGGCATGGTCTCCAACCTGAAGGAAGATTACGCCGTGATCTCCGTGAGCGGAGTTGAGGAGAGGTTCGTAAGCCCCTCCATTACGGGTTACCTACACGTATCCCAAGCCTCCCACAAGCACGCCAAGAACATAAGGGATTTGGTCAGACCAGGTGACGTAATTAGGGCTAGACCCATATCCTTCACCTATCCCCTTCAGCTCAGTCTAAGGGGGAAGGATCTGGGGGTTATTTACGCCCTCTGCTCAGTGTGCGGAACCCCCATGCTTAAAGTAGACGATGAACATTTAAAGTGCCCTTTGTGTGGTAATGTGGAGAGTAGAAAAGTCGGTCCTTATTCGGTGAGGGGAAATGGAAATCGCAGTTGA
- a CDS encoding ABC transporter ATP-binding protein, whose translation MILAEGLTKVLGGREVINLSFRVEPRSVTGFIGPNGAGKTTTIKVISGLLRKTSGKIEVLGEDPWDNPRIYERMAVIFTSIYHPQEVRVVEYLKDLGRIYGKDPRDIIQEFGLEQHLNKRLGQLSSGLAQRVQLASALLKEPELIVADEPTANLDPKARSEFYDLVRRLSKRGVTLFISSHILSELEKVVTHVVFISQGKVTFSGRINEAMNAGEEIYLLVDDPERAITILNGEMEGGYIKVRGDLREIVNKLDGEGIKIISLRRYSLDEAFKKFSGI comes from the coding sequence ATGATCCTTGCAGAGGGATTAACCAAGGTTTTAGGTGGGAGGGAGGTCATTAACCTTAGCTTTAGGGTCGAGCCTAGATCCGTCACGGGTTTCATTGGTCCCAACGGGGCTGGAAAGACCACTACTATTAAGGTCATCTCTGGCCTCTTGAGGAAGACCTCAGGTAAAATTGAAGTTTTAGGCGAGGACCCTTGGGACAACCCCAGGATTTACGAAAGGATGGCCGTGATCTTTACATCCATTTACCACCCGCAAGAGGTAAGGGTGGTGGAATATCTCAAGGACTTGGGGAGGATATACGGTAAAGACCCCAGGGACATTATACAGGAGTTTGGACTAGAACAGCACCTCAATAAAAGGTTAGGCCAGCTCTCCTCTGGGTTAGCCCAGAGGGTTCAATTGGCTTCAGCTCTACTGAAGGAACCTGAGCTCATTGTAGCAGACGAGCCCACAGCTAACCTAGACCCCAAAGCACGGTCGGAGTTCTACGACCTTGTGAGGAGGCTCTCGAAGAGGGGAGTTACCCTCTTCATATCCTCCCATATCCTATCCGAACTGGAGAAGGTTGTAACTCACGTGGTTTTCATATCCCAAGGGAAGGTAACCTTTTCTGGAAGGATAAACGAGGCAATGAATGCAGGGGAGGAGATTTACCTCCTTGTGGACGACCCGGAGAGGGCTATCACTATCCTCAATGGGGAAATGGAGGGCGGGTACATCAAGGTTAGGGGTGACTTAAGGGAGATCGTTAATAAACTGGACGGTGAAGGGATAAAGATAATTAGCTTAAGGAGGTATTCCCTCGATGAGGCTTTCAAGAAATTTTCAGGTATTTAG
- a CDS encoding DUF72 domain-containing protein, which yields MEIYVGTSGWSYSWNKGRNLSWYEENTGFNAVELNFSFYRVPTKRQVDEWKQHKIRWSIKVHRSITHVERLSSLDAWHQFKESVEGLNPDFYLFQLPPSFKLNQENMDRVIKFEHEVGRKMAIEFRDTEWYKANLHLESTQVSIDSPIGVIIAMSSDTVYLRMHGRGDWYLYNYRDEDLREDVMKIVELSPKRVYVFFNNDQWMLENGRKMMEILKHYA from the coding sequence ATGGAAATCTATGTAGGTACGTCCGGATGGTCCTACAGCTGGAACAAGGGTAGGAACTTATCTTGGTATGAAGAGAACACGGGTTTCAATGCGGTAGAACTTAACTTCAGTTTCTATCGTGTCCCGACTAAAAGGCAAGTGGATGAATGGAAACAACACAAAATAAGGTGGTCAATTAAGGTCCACAGGTCCATCACTCATGTGGAGAGGCTTAGTAGTCTTGATGCTTGGCATCAGTTCAAGGAAAGCGTTGAAGGGCTGAACCCTGACTTCTACCTCTTCCAGCTTCCTCCTTCCTTTAAGCTAAACCAGGAAAACATGGACAGAGTGATCAAGTTTGAACATGAGGTAGGGAGGAAAATGGCTATTGAGTTCAGAGACACTGAGTGGTACAAGGCAAATCTACACCTAGAATCCACTCAGGTGTCTATCGACTCGCCTATCGGGGTCATCATTGCCATGAGTTCCGACACTGTATATCTCCGGATGCACGGAAGAGGAGACTGGTACCTTTACAATTACCGGGATGAAGATTTGAGGGAAGACGTCATGAAAATAGTGGAACTGAGCCCCAAAAGGGTCTACGTTTTCTTCAATAACGACCAATGGATGCTTGAGAACGGAAGAAAGATGATGGAGATCTTGAAACACTACGCGTAG
- a CDS encoding DNA-directed RNA polymerase subunit L yields MEIAVEKESQDYLELRIMGEDHTLGNLLANRLRQVKGVLLATYFLPHPLKDEIILRISTDGSISPKEAINKAIEDVISLGNSFIKDLEKI; encoded by the coding sequence ATGGAAATCGCAGTTGAAAAGGAGTCCCAGGACTACTTAGAGCTAAGGATCATGGGGGAGGACCACACCCTGGGGAACCTCCTAGCCAACAGGCTTAGGCAAGTGAAGGGAGTGCTGTTAGCTACTTACTTTCTACCGCACCCATTAAAGGACGAGATAATCTTAAGGATCTCTACGGACGGCTCAATTTCCCCAAAGGAGGCAATTAACAAGGCAATCGAGGACGTAATAAGCTTAGGGAACTCCTTCATTAAGGACCTGGAGAAGATTTGA
- a CDS encoding glycosyltransferase yields MLSIVIPAYNEEKRIGRTLQTLTSFFKNHQIIVVFDGNDRTPEIVSRFPVDLYVSSSRLGKGGALREGIKRSKGDIIILLDADLPVQVESLFNVIKKLEQADLVITTRVFNTLPVSRGLLHRAFILTTKLFFPSLGQIRDFQAGLKVMKRDKVAQVMDDLIMNDWIFDVNLVYSFLRMGFKVVEVEIPWSHMEEGSKVSRKIAKVSLMMLLSLIKLRTFYSPFRGVLRSRIYLQMEKTIIQLLR; encoded by the coding sequence ATGCTTTCAATAGTTATCCCAGCATACAATGAGGAGAAAAGGATCGGAAGAACGTTGCAGACTTTAACGAGTTTCTTTAAGAACCACCAGATTATAGTCGTATTTGATGGGAACGATAGGACCCCGGAGATCGTAAGTAGATTTCCGGTGGACCTTTACGTGAGCAGTTCCAGGCTCGGGAAAGGAGGGGCATTGAGAGAGGGAATAAAGAGAAGCAAGGGCGACATAATCATTTTATTGGACGCAGACCTTCCTGTTCAGGTTGAATCGTTATTTAACGTAATAAAGAAATTAGAGCAAGCTGATCTAGTAATAACCACTAGAGTATTTAACACCCTTCCCGTATCTAGAGGTCTCCTACACAGAGCGTTTATTTTAACAACCAAGTTATTCTTTCCGTCCCTGGGCCAGATCAGGGATTTTCAAGCCGGATTGAAGGTGATGAAAAGGGACAAGGTGGCTCAAGTCATGGATGACCTGATTATGAACGACTGGATATTTGACGTGAATTTGGTCTATTCCTTTTTGAGGATGGGGTTTAAGGTCGTGGAAGTGGAGATCCCATGGAGCCATATGGAGGAGGGTAGTAAGGTATCAAGAAAAATAGCCAAGGTATCTCTCATGATGCTTCTTTCCCTGATTAAACTCAGAACTTTCTATTCACCCTTTAGGGGCGTACTTAGGTCAAGAATTTATCTTCAGATGGAGAAAACAATAATTCAGCTACTGAGATAA
- a CDS encoding BadF/BadG/BcrA/BcrD ATPase family protein — protein sequence MPKGLAVEGGGTKTIAVVFHGVEILGVGMAGSSNLVEVGRDRAERALREAIGEALSEASTSMEEVQESAFALAGVGDSPGFTREVVELVKSIREGAVIMNDGEAAVRLAHLFEDGGAVVAGTGSVGYIQRGGSMRRLGGWGWFFGDEGSASYIGKRAITMATRALDGLLESRLPGELERFYGMEIRDIIEMFTRRPDKSRIASFAKVVDRLAKEGDPTAVQIMNETVEYISAVLERMKREVTRVAGVGGVFNSAYVKERLKWLRTYRGYQAVVGCVVSLRVGLKEEDRDNLLTQLEKFMSRLGARTG from the coding sequence TTGCCCAAAGGATTGGCCGTTGAGGGTGGAGGAACTAAGACCATTGCAGTCGTGTTCCACGGTGTAGAAATATTAGGGGTAGGCATGGCCGGCTCCTCCAACTTGGTAGAGGTGGGAAGGGACAGAGCTGAGAGGGCCTTGAGGGAGGCCATAGGTGAGGCGTTGAGTGAAGCTTCTACGTCGATGGAGGAAGTCCAGGAGTCAGCCTTCGCCTTAGCTGGGGTCGGGGATTCCCCCGGTTTTACGAGGGAAGTTGTGGAGCTTGTGAAGAGCATAAGGGAGGGCGCTGTTATCATGAACGACGGTGAGGCTGCAGTCAGGCTTGCCCACCTCTTTGAGGACGGTGGAGCAGTAGTAGCTGGGACCGGGAGCGTAGGATATATCCAGAGGGGAGGGTCAATGAGGAGGCTTGGGGGATGGGGGTGGTTCTTCGGGGATGAGGGTTCGGCGTCCTATATAGGCAAGAGGGCAATTACCATGGCAACTAGGGCGTTGGACGGCCTTTTGGAGAGTAGGTTACCCGGAGAACTGGAGCGGTTTTACGGGATGGAAATTAGGGACATAATTGAGATGTTTACGAGGAGACCGGACAAGAGCAGGATAGCCTCGTTCGCGAAGGTAGTGGATAGACTAGCAAAGGAAGGAGATCCTACAGCAGTTCAAATCATGAACGAGACTGTGGAATACATCAGCGCAGTCCTGGAAAGGATGAAAAGGGAGGTGACCAGAGTAGCTGGGGTTGGAGGGGTGTTCAACTCAGCATACGTAAAGGAAAGGCTGAAATGGTTGAGAACGTACAGGGGGTACCAGGCTGTTGTGGGTTGCGTGGTGAGCTTGAGGGTTGGATTAAAAGAGGAGGACAGGGATAACCTTCTAACCCAGCTGGAGAAGTTCATGAGCAGGCTAGGAGCTAGGACTGGTTAG
- a CDS encoding transcription factor S — protein sequence MKFCPKCKSMMTPRKVNGKSVYRCIKCGYEEEAVKSDVISSKIKHSEHERMIVIETEMPTGTQRMKGVVCPNCKNDEVYFWMLQTRAADEPPTRFYKCTSCGKVWREYE from the coding sequence TTGAAGTTTTGCCCTAAATGTAAATCCATGATGACTCCAAGGAAAGTTAACGGTAAGTCCGTTTACAGATGCATCAAGTGCGGATATGAAGAGGAGGCAGTTAAATCGGACGTGATTTCGTCTAAAATAAAGCATTCGGAACACGAAAGAATGATTGTGATTGAGACGGAAATGCCAACAGGGACGCAAAGAATGAAGGGGGTAGTATGTCCAAATTGCAAGAACGATGAGGTCTATTTCTGGATGTTACAGACCAGGGCTGCAGATGAACCTCCAACTAGGTTCTACAAGTGCACAAGTTGCGGTAAGGTATGGAGGGAGTATGAGTAA